Proteins encoded by one window of Musa acuminata AAA Group cultivar baxijiao chromosome BXJ2-9, Cavendish_Baxijiao_AAA, whole genome shotgun sequence:
- the LOC103997836 gene encoding uncharacterized protein LOC103997836 isoform X1, with product MDKARCASPTGRRNYSKASPPLCSSNCLTPPTALSALYKPSLRYAILGAGFAGLSVAWHLLKQSSDDSRICIDIYDDAGIGGGASGASGGLLHPYSPKAKLLWRGSECWRECLDLLIIANRAVEARASSNAPQDSFCSFKERIVWKRGIIRPASQKNVDVLRENAQSFSESCYLELLDRSAARYLVPDLCVPLDLAVYMPLAMNIHPKRYLQALFLACNDLAECEEREIYLFKESINSLHQLSEEYDAVVICLGAKVDKLPQLSGKLPLRTCRGVIAKLQLPYDLPGEYDHQRPSILSDAWLAFREPRSVLVGSTWDWNSKDYASSVSEEEASRAMEELMPKASAVYPPIRNWTFVEAQAGLRAMPPLTPYGSLPLLGCVDDIIGESVKCRYWLVGGLGSRGLLYHGFVGKLTAQAVLSSNESVLPSEFTQWKSISNSIIVLLHLGEKLDFEDGVLWS from the exons ATGGACAAGGCTCGGTGTGCTTCTCCCACCGGTAGAAGGAACTACTCCAAGGCCTCTCCTCCTCTCTGCTCCTCCAATTGCCTTACCCCTCCCACCGCATTATCCGCTCTGTACAAGCCAAGTTTGAGATATGCGATCCTCGGAGCTGGATTCGCAGGACTGTCGGTGGCCTGGCATCTTCTCAAG CAAAGCTCTGACGATTCACGGATTTGTATAGATATTTATGATGATGCTGGGATAGGTGGTGGTGCATCTGGTGCATCTGGAGGGCTCCTTCATCCTTACTCTCCTAAAG CTAAGCTTCTTTGGAGAGGTTCGGAGTGCTGGAGAGAGTGCTTAGATTTGTTAATTATTGCAAACAGAGCGGTGGAAGCCAGAGCTTCGAGTAATGCTCCTCAAGACTCATTTTGTAGCTTCAAAGAAAGAATTGTCTGGAAAAG GGGAATAATAAGACCTGCATCTCAGAAGAATGTTGACGTTTTGAGGGAG AATGCTCAGAGTTTCTCTGAGAGTTGCTATCTGGAACTCCTAGATAGGAGTGCTGCTCGATATCTGGTGCCTGATTTGTGTGTGCCACTTGACTTAGCTGTTTATATGCCCCTGGCTATGAACATCCATCCAAAACGATATCTTCAG GCACTGTTTTTAGCATGCAATGATCTGGCAGAATGCGAAGAAAGAGAGATTTACCTATTCAAAGAATCGATCAACAGTCTCCACCAACTATCAG AGGAATACGACGCAGTGGTTATTTGCCTTGGTGCTAAAGTGGACAAGCTTCCACAACTCTCGGGAAAGCTTCCCCTGAGGACATGCAGAGGCGTTATTGCTAAGCTCCAATTGCCATATGATCTCCC AGGTGAATATGATCACCAAAGACCCTCGATCTTGTCGGACGCATGGCTTGCGTTCCGAGAACCACGGAGCGTATTGGTGGGATCAACTTGGGATTGGAATTCCAAAGATTATGCATCGAGTGTGTCGGAAGAAGAAGCTTCGAGGGCGATGGAAGAACTGATGCCGAAAGCCTCTGCCGTGTATCCACCCATACGAAACTGGACTTTTGTCGAAGCACAAGCCGGCCtgagggcgatgccaccgctgacTCCTTATGGCTCTCTCCCACTATTGGGatgtgttgatgacattattggTGAGAGCGTCAAGTGCAGGTATTGGTTGGTTGGAGGTCTGGGTTCGAGGGGACTTCTGTACCATGGATTTGTAGGGAAGTTGACGGCCCAAGCTGTGCTTTCCTCCAATGAAAGTGTTCTTCCATCTGAGTTCACCCAATGGAAAAGCATATCAAA CAGCATAATTGTCCTCTTGCATTTGGGTGAAAAATTGGATTTTGAGGACGGGGTTTTGTGGAGTTGA
- the LOC103997836 gene encoding uncharacterized protein LOC103997836 isoform X2 — translation MRSSELDSQDCRWPGIFSRAKCHLRARTGILLIHLRDTLSSYVMQQSSDDSRICIDIYDDAGIGGGASGASGGLLHPYSPKAKLLWRGSECWRECLDLLIIANRAVEARASSNAPQDSFCSFKERIVWKRGIIRPASQKNVDVLRENAQSFSESCYLELLDRSAARYLVPDLCVPLDLAVYMPLAMNIHPKRYLQALFLACNDLAECEEREIYLFKESINSLHQLSEEYDAVVICLGAKVDKLPQLSGKLPLRTCRGVIAKLQLPYDLPGEYDHQRPSILSDAWLAFREPRSVLVGSTWDWNSKDYASSVSEEEASRAMEELMPKASAVYPPIRNWTFVEAQAGLRAMPPLTPYGSLPLLGCVDDIIGESVKCRYWLVGGLGSRGLLYHGFVGKLTAQAVLSSNESVLPSEFTQWKSISNSIIVLLHLGEKLDFEDGVLWS, via the exons ATGCGATCCTCGGAGCTGGATTCGCAGGACTGTCGGTGGCCTGGCATCTTCTCAAG GGCGAAATGTCACCTACGTGCAAGAACGGGCATTTTACTGATACATTTGCGCGACACGCTATCGTCCTATGTCATGCAGCAAAGCTCTGACGATTCACGGATTTGTATAGATATTTATGATGATGCTGGGATAGGTGGTGGTGCATCTGGTGCATCTGGAGGGCTCCTTCATCCTTACTCTCCTAAAG CTAAGCTTCTTTGGAGAGGTTCGGAGTGCTGGAGAGAGTGCTTAGATTTGTTAATTATTGCAAACAGAGCGGTGGAAGCCAGAGCTTCGAGTAATGCTCCTCAAGACTCATTTTGTAGCTTCAAAGAAAGAATTGTCTGGAAAAG GGGAATAATAAGACCTGCATCTCAGAAGAATGTTGACGTTTTGAGGGAG AATGCTCAGAGTTTCTCTGAGAGTTGCTATCTGGAACTCCTAGATAGGAGTGCTGCTCGATATCTGGTGCCTGATTTGTGTGTGCCACTTGACTTAGCTGTTTATATGCCCCTGGCTATGAACATCCATCCAAAACGATATCTTCAG GCACTGTTTTTAGCATGCAATGATCTGGCAGAATGCGAAGAAAGAGAGATTTACCTATTCAAAGAATCGATCAACAGTCTCCACCAACTATCAG AGGAATACGACGCAGTGGTTATTTGCCTTGGTGCTAAAGTGGACAAGCTTCCACAACTCTCGGGAAAGCTTCCCCTGAGGACATGCAGAGGCGTTATTGCTAAGCTCCAATTGCCATATGATCTCCC AGGTGAATATGATCACCAAAGACCCTCGATCTTGTCGGACGCATGGCTTGCGTTCCGAGAACCACGGAGCGTATTGGTGGGATCAACTTGGGATTGGAATTCCAAAGATTATGCATCGAGTGTGTCGGAAGAAGAAGCTTCGAGGGCGATGGAAGAACTGATGCCGAAAGCCTCTGCCGTGTATCCACCCATACGAAACTGGACTTTTGTCGAAGCACAAGCCGGCCtgagggcgatgccaccgctgacTCCTTATGGCTCTCTCCCACTATTGGGatgtgttgatgacattattggTGAGAGCGTCAAGTGCAGGTATTGGTTGGTTGGAGGTCTGGGTTCGAGGGGACTTCTGTACCATGGATTTGTAGGGAAGTTGACGGCCCAAGCTGTGCTTTCCTCCAATGAAAGTGTTCTTCCATCTGAGTTCACCCAATGGAAAAGCATATCAAA CAGCATAATTGTCCTCTTGCATTTGGGTGAAAAATTGGATTTTGAGGACGGGGTTTTGTGGAGTTGA
- the LOC103997836 gene encoding uncharacterized protein LOC103997836 isoform X3: MPLAMNIHPKRYLQALFLACNDLAECEEREIYLFKESINSLHQLSEEYDAVVICLGAKVDKLPQLSGKLPLRTCRGVIAKLQLPYDLPGEYDHQRPSILSDAWLAFREPRSVLVGSTWDWNSKDYASSVSEEEASRAMEELMPKASAVYPPIRNWTFVEAQAGLRAMPPLTPYGSLPLLGCVDDIIGESVKCRYWLVGGLGSRGLLYHGFVGKLTAQAVLSSNESVLPSEFTQWKSISNSIIVLLHLGEKLDFEDGVLWS; the protein is encoded by the exons ATGCCCCTGGCTATGAACATCCATCCAAAACGATATCTTCAG GCACTGTTTTTAGCATGCAATGATCTGGCAGAATGCGAAGAAAGAGAGATTTACCTATTCAAAGAATCGATCAACAGTCTCCACCAACTATCAG AGGAATACGACGCAGTGGTTATTTGCCTTGGTGCTAAAGTGGACAAGCTTCCACAACTCTCGGGAAAGCTTCCCCTGAGGACATGCAGAGGCGTTATTGCTAAGCTCCAATTGCCATATGATCTCCC AGGTGAATATGATCACCAAAGACCCTCGATCTTGTCGGACGCATGGCTTGCGTTCCGAGAACCACGGAGCGTATTGGTGGGATCAACTTGGGATTGGAATTCCAAAGATTATGCATCGAGTGTGTCGGAAGAAGAAGCTTCGAGGGCGATGGAAGAACTGATGCCGAAAGCCTCTGCCGTGTATCCACCCATACGAAACTGGACTTTTGTCGAAGCACAAGCCGGCCtgagggcgatgccaccgctgacTCCTTATGGCTCTCTCCCACTATTGGGatgtgttgatgacattattggTGAGAGCGTCAAGTGCAGGTATTGGTTGGTTGGAGGTCTGGGTTCGAGGGGACTTCTGTACCATGGATTTGTAGGGAAGTTGACGGCCCAAGCTGTGCTTTCCTCCAATGAAAGTGTTCTTCCATCTGAGTTCACCCAATGGAAAAGCATATCAAA CAGCATAATTGTCCTCTTGCATTTGGGTGAAAAATTGGATTTTGAGGACGGGGTTTTGTGGAGTTGA
- the LOC135583322 gene encoding proteasome subunit beta type-3 isoform X1, which produces MSIFEYNGSALVAMVGKNCFAIASDRRLGVNLQTVATDFQRIFKIHDKLYIGLSGLATDAQTMYQRLVFRHKLYQLREERDMKPQTFASLVSALLYEKRFGPYFCQPVIAGLGDDDVPFICTMDCLGAKELAKDFVVSGTASESLYGACESMYKPNMEPEELFETISQALLSSVDRDCLSGWGGHVLLVTPTEVQERTLKGRMD; this is translated from the exons ATGTCG ATCTTTGAGTACAATGGGAGCGCCCTGGTGGCGATGGTTGGGAAGAATTGCTTTGCGATCGCCAGCGACCGCCGCCTTGGGGTTAACCTCCAGACCGTCGCTACTGATTTCCAGAGGATCTTCAAGATCCACGACAAGCTCTACATCGGCCTCTCTGGCCTCGCCACCGACGCCCAAACCAT GTACCAGCGGCTGGTCTTTCGCCACAAGCTTTATCAGCTGAGGGAGGAGAGGGATATGAAGCCCCAGACTTTTGCCAGCCTCGTTTCGGCTCTGCTGTATGAGAAAAG ATTTGGTCCATACTTCTGTCAGCCTGTAATTGCTGGACTAGGTGACGATGATGTTCCATTCATTTGTACCATGGATTGCCTTGGTGCCAA GGAACTTGCCAAAGATTTTGTCGTCTCTGGTACAGCCTCAGAGTCTCTTTATGGTGCTTGTGAATCCATGTACAAGCCTAACATG GAACCTGAAGAATTGTTTGAGACAATCTCACAAGCTTTATTATCGTCTGTGGATCGTGATTGTTTGAGTGGTTGGGGAGGGCATGTCCTTCTTGT GACACCAACCGAAGTGCAGGAAAGAACCTTAAAGGGAAGGATGGATTAA
- the LOC135583322 gene encoding proteasome subunit beta type-3 isoform X2 codes for MSIFEYNGSALVAMVGKNCFAIASDRRLGVNLQTVATDFQRIFKIHDKLYIGLSGLATDAQTMYQRLVFRHKLYQLREERDMKPQTFASLVSALLYEKRFGPYFCQPVIAGLGDDDVPFICTMDCLGAKELAKDFVVSGTASESLYGACESMYKPNMVTYYLGVLDLTV; via the exons ATGTCG ATCTTTGAGTACAATGGGAGCGCCCTGGTGGCGATGGTTGGGAAGAATTGCTTTGCGATCGCCAGCGACCGCCGCCTTGGGGTTAACCTCCAGACCGTCGCTACTGATTTCCAGAGGATCTTCAAGATCCACGACAAGCTCTACATCGGCCTCTCTGGCCTCGCCACCGACGCCCAAACCAT GTACCAGCGGCTGGTCTTTCGCCACAAGCTTTATCAGCTGAGGGAGGAGAGGGATATGAAGCCCCAGACTTTTGCCAGCCTCGTTTCGGCTCTGCTGTATGAGAAAAG ATTTGGTCCATACTTCTGTCAGCCTGTAATTGCTGGACTAGGTGACGATGATGTTCCATTCATTTGTACCATGGATTGCCTTGGTGCCAA GGAACTTGCCAAAGATTTTGTCGTCTCTGGTACAGCCTCAGAGTCTCTTTATGGTGCTTGTGAATCCATGTACAAGCCTAACATGGTAACTTACTATCTTGGAGTACTTGATCTGACAGTAT GA